The Kitasatospora sp. NBC_00374 genome has a segment encoding these proteins:
- a CDS encoding LuxR C-terminal-related transcriptional regulator: protein MSVLLEHPANVVAYRPTKPTAMVVIADPRVRNTVTRHLWALGVRDVIEVSSIAEARPRVTTPRDICIADVHLPDGSGLTILAETRAAGWPNGLALSAADDIGAVRSALAGGVKGYVVTGTRTNVAMPGRPGMPLGAAGMAGRMRRPGMPGVPGAAGVPGAPGAPGAPGTQSSAYRELSGREVEVLRLVAEGQSNKAIGVAMGLSALTVKSHLARIARKLGTGDRAGMVAVALRTGIIH from the coding sequence GTGTCGGTCCTTCTCGAGCACCCCGCAAACGTGGTCGCGTACCGTCCGACGAAGCCCACCGCCATGGTGGTCATCGCCGACCCACGCGTCCGAAACACCGTCACCCGCCACCTGTGGGCCCTGGGTGTGCGCGACGTCATCGAGGTCTCCTCGATTGCCGAGGCCCGCCCCCGGGTCACCACCCCCCGCGACATCTGCATCGCCGATGTCCATCTGCCGGACGGCTCCGGCCTCACGATCCTGGCCGAGACCCGGGCCGCGGGCTGGCCCAACGGCCTGGCGCTCTCCGCCGCCGACGACATCGGCGCGGTCCGCAGCGCGCTGGCCGGCGGCGTCAAGGGCTACGTCGTCACCGGCACGCGGACCAACGTCGCGATGCCGGGCCGCCCCGGTATGCCGCTCGGCGCCGCCGGAATGGCCGGCCGGATGCGGCGCCCCGGCATGCCGGGCGTGCCCGGTGCGGCCGGCGTCCCGGGTGCACCCGGCGCACCGGGCGCTCCCGGCACCCAGAGCTCCGCGTACCGCGAGCTGTCGGGCCGTGAGGTCGAGGTGCTCCGGCTGGTCGCCGAGGGCCAGTCCAACAAGGCGATCGGTGTCGCCATGGGCCTGTCCGCACTGACGGTGAAGAGCCACCTGGCCCGGAT
- a CDS encoding DUF3000 domain-containing protein — translation MAAVGGHPAHGGGTGKESAPIEFQDAVEALAGARLRPELVLSPTPAPRRLAPFAYAVAATVEVDGEELADGRLVLLHDPAGQDSWHGDFRVVTMTRAELEPEMAGDPMLSEVGWAWLMDALQAHGAGYTAPGGTVTHCASQYFGALADRPSSTEIELRASWTPSDGRFERHLAAWGDLLCVCAGLPPVVPTPLPPADAPSLGGVVPMPARRRPRPH, via the coding sequence ATGGCAGCGGTCGGCGGGCACCCCGCACACGGTGGAGGAACGGGCAAGGAGTCGGCGCCGATCGAGTTCCAGGACGCGGTCGAGGCGCTGGCCGGGGCGCGGTTGCGCCCCGAACTGGTGCTCTCCCCCACACCCGCGCCGCGCCGGCTGGCCCCGTTCGCGTACGCGGTCGCCGCGACCGTCGAGGTGGACGGCGAGGAGCTGGCCGACGGCCGGCTGGTGCTGCTGCACGACCCCGCAGGGCAGGACTCCTGGCACGGCGACTTCCGGGTGGTCACCATGACCCGCGCCGAGCTGGAGCCCGAGATGGCCGGCGACCCGATGCTCTCCGAGGTCGGCTGGGCCTGGCTGATGGACGCCCTGCAGGCCCACGGCGCCGGGTACACCGCGCCGGGCGGCACGGTGACCCACTGCGCCTCGCAGTACTTCGGCGCGCTCGCCGACCGGCCGTCCTCCACCGAGATCGAACTGCGCGCGTCCTGGACGCCGTCCGACGGCCGGTTCGAACGCCACCTGGCCGCCTGGGGCGATCTCCTGTGCGTCTGCGCCGGCCTGCCGCCGGTGGTGCCCACGCCACTGCCGCCGGCCGACGCCCCGTCACTCGGCGGAGTGGTACCGATGCCCGCGCGCCGCCGTCCGCGCCCCCACTGA